A portion of the Pelodiscus sinensis isolate JC-2024 chromosome 20, ASM4963464v1, whole genome shotgun sequence genome contains these proteins:
- the LOC142819139 gene encoding neurotrophin receptor-interacting factor homolog, with amino-acid sequence MSWPWQSGEPAGAPAAPSADAPQGPRAVRRLERLVVAQLKDMGDMDGFLSSFERACGLQWVPPVDWLQELIPALSQEAAGVLSQLEDLQPGDYNRVKEALLHKFRLTPEMYRKKFRGVQKGPRETYVDLASRLAQYGRKWVSGVGAQAAEELLKLVMMEQFYEACPPKLRLWLKDRRPENPQEAGRLADEFTESRSGCERESRRERESRRDRVLAERRRESTPR; translated from the coding sequence atgagctggccatggcagagcggagaaccggcgggggcCCCAGCTGCGCCGAGTGCGGATGCACCCCAGGGTCCCAGGGCTGtgagacgcttggagaggctcgtggtggcccaactgaaggacatgggcgacatggacgggttcctcagctcctttgagagggcctgtggactgcaatggGTCCCCCCAgttgactggctgcaggagctcatccccgcactgagccaggaggcggccggagtgctcagtcagctggaggacctacagccaggggattacaaccgagtcaaggaggccctgctgcacaagttcaggctgacccccgagatgtacaggaagaagttccggggggtacagaaagggccacgggagacctatgtggatctggcctcccgcctggcgcaatacggccgcaagtgggtgtctggagtcggagcccaggccgcagaggagctgctcaagctggtcatgatggagcagttctatgaagcgtgcccacccaaactgaggctgtggctcaaggaccggagaccagagaacccccaggaggccgggaggctggcggatgagttcacggagagccggtccgggtgtgaacgggagtcccggagagaaagggaatcgcgcagagaccgggtCTTGGCTGAGCGACGGCGGGAGTCAACTCCGAGGTga